Genomic window (Lewinellaceae bacterium):
CGGCTCAAAGAGATTTATCCGGACTTCGGCGTGAGCTCAGTCGAATGCTGAACAGATGGACGGCCAAAAATCAAAAATCAAAAATCAAAAATCAAGCCGCCATACGGCTCCCTCAACAAAATGTTTCCCCAAAACCAAATTTTAACGGCCTTATGGCTGACCAAACCCCCAAAATAACCAGGATGAAGTATTGGAATTACGACTTTTTCCTTATTTTTTCGCACATAATTTTCACTTAAACCTAAATGCGTTTAGTATGAAAAAAGACTACTTGTCTCGGTTGAATCTCAACCCTTTCCTAACCAATTTTTTTACCACGCTGGTAGTGCTGTGTATGACGGCTTTTGCCGTTCAGGCACAGGTGGATGCTACGGTAGTGGTCACGGCGCCCGCCAGTGTCGCCGGCGATTACGACGCCCGGCAATCCAGCGAACCAGGCCTGGCCATGGAAGTTTCCGGCCCGGTGGTCCTGGCAATCGATACTACCGCTACAAATCCGACTGCCTGTGGAAGCGTCACGGTTGACCTCACAGGAGCTATTGCCCTGATCGACCGGGGCACTTGTTCTTTCGTAGAAAAGGTGGCCAATGCAGCTGCTGCCGGCGCTGTCGCCGCGCTTGTCTGCAACAACGAGGTCGCCCTGCCCAACAAGGCCATCCTTATGGGTACTGCCGGCGCCACCATCCCCGCCGTGATGATCTCCTACAACGATTGCCAGACGATTCGCGCCGAGATCGACAACGGCCTGACGATCACGCTGTCGCCCACGGCTCGTGATTTTGTCGCAGGCGAGGTTTGCGATCAGGCGATTGAAATCTCTGCCGGCGTGCATACCGTCACCGCTGATGCATTCGATTCCGGTTATGGAGCCGTATTCGGAGGCGCCGGCAACGCCATCTGGTATTCCTACACGCCTTCCGTCAACTCCCTGGTTACCGTGACTTCCTGCGACCTCACCATGGAAGATACCCGGGTCATTATCATGGGGGGCGATTGCGAAACTGCTCCTACAGATGGATTCATCAACTTCAATGATGATTGCGGGGACACCAACCTAGCTTCCGAGGTCAGTTTTCTGGCTACAGCCGGCACCCGTTACTTCATCTACTGGGATGACCGCTGGAGCGATGCAGGCTTCGACTTCGAGATCATCGAAGGCGAACTGCCTGAGATTATTGGCACCTTTACCGTAGACATGACCAATGAAACGGTCAGCCCCGACGGCGTGAGCATGGTTTGGGCCTTCTCCGACGCCACGGATCTTGCCGATGTCAATGTCGTTGCCCTCTCGGATAACGGAGACGGCACCTGGTCCGGCACGGTTGCCCTGACTTCATTCGATACCATCGGTTATGCCTTTATGAATGGCATGTTAGACCCGGCCAACATCGAGGTTGTTCCGGATGAGTGCGGCCTGCCCTCGGGCTTCGGTTTCAATATCCGCCCGCTGATCGCAAATATAGACGTCGATTTTGAGCTGGACCCGGTATGCTTCGGCACTTGCCAGAGCTTCTGCCCCAGCGATGTGATCTCCTGCACCGACGCCGACGTCATCTTCTGCGATGAATTCGAAGGCGGCACCGGCAACTGGGTACTGGAAGGTGCCTGGGGACTGACCACAGCTCAGTCCTTCTCTCCGGACAACTCCCTGACCGACAGCCCGGGCGGCAACTACGCCGCCAATCAGAACATCTCCGCTACCATGGCCAACGGGCTGGACCTGAGCACCTATCTCGATGCCACGCTGGCCTTCCGGGCCATCTATGACATTGAGGGTGGTAATTTCGATTACTGTTTCGTGGAGGTTTCTACCAATGGTGGCTCCACCTGGATCGAGGTGGCCCGCTTCCTGGGCGAAGGCAACCTCTCGCCCTGGATACAGTACATATACTCACTGGGAGGTTTCGTTGGCAATGACGATGTTCGCGTCCGCTTCCGCTTCTTCTCCGACGGCGGCTTTGAAGTCGACGGTATCTACATCGACGACGTGATCGTCACCGCTTCGACGGAAGACAACTCTCCTCCGCTGATCCTGCATACCCCACCTGAGTACTATGAAAGCCAGTTAGGTGAAATTACCCAAACCGCTGAGATTGTGGATATCTCCGGCCTGGCCACTGCAGAGGTGGTGTACAGTGTCGATGGCGTCGCCGCCGGCTCGGTTGCCGGCACGGACATGGGCAACAACCAGTGGGACTTCGTCATTCCCGAGCAGGCGCCCGGCGCTCAGGTCGACTACTACGTCCGCGCAGTAGATGCCTCCAGCAACGCCAATGAGGCCATTTCTCCAACCTTTAGCTACATTGCCGGCAATCATATTTTTTACGACGACGGAACAGTTGACTTTGTCAACGACCTCGGTCCGGACGCCACTACTATGGAGCAGGCGGCCGCCGTACGCATTACAATCGACGGTTCGACCACCATCGCTTACGCGCTGATCCGCAACTATACGGATACGAACCGCCCGAACGACAGCATCGACGTCCACGTATGGGCGCCTGGCCCCGACGGCCTGCCCGGTGCAGACCTGATCGAGCCAATCCGGGTATTCCCGGAAGCTACCCTTAATGACAACAGCCCGATGACTCGGGTTGACCTGCGGCCTTACGCAGCCGAATTGACCGGCCTGTATGGCGATGTGTTCG
Coding sequences:
- a CDS encoding immune inhibitor A — protein: MKKDYLSRLNLNPFLTNFFTTLVVLCMTAFAVQAQVDATVVVTAPASVAGDYDARQSSEPGLAMEVSGPVVLAIDTTATNPTACGSVTVDLTGAIALIDRGTCSFVEKVANAAAAGAVAALVCNNEVALPNKAILMGTAGATIPAVMISYNDCQTIRAEIDNGLTITLSPTARDFVAGEVCDQAIEISAGVHTVTADAFDSGYGAVFGGAGNAIWYSYTPSVNSLVTVTSCDLTMEDTRVIIMGGDCETAPTDGFINFNDDCGDTNLASEVSFLATAGTRYFIYWDDRWSDAGFDFEIIEGELPEIIGTFTVDMTNETVSPDGVSMVWAFSDATDLADVNVVALSDNGDGTWSGTVALTSFDTIGYAFMNGMLDPANIEVVPDECGLPSGFGFNIRPLIANIDVDFELDPVCFGTCQSFCPSDVISCTDADVIFCDEFEGGTGNWVLEGAWGLTTAQSFSPDNSLTDSPGGNYAANQNISATMANGLDLSTYLDATLAFRAIYDIEGGNFDYCFVEVSTNGGSTWIEVARFLGEGNLSPWIQYIYSLGGFVGNDDVRVRFRFFSDGGFEVDGIYIDDVIVTASTEDNSPPLILHTPPEYYESQLGEITQTAEIVDISGLATAEVVYSVDGVAAGSVAGTDMGNNQWDFVIPEQAPGAQVDYYVRAVDASSNANEAISPTFSYIAGNHIFYDDGTVDFVNDLGPDATTMEQAAAVRITIDGSTTIAYALIRNYTDTNRPNDSIDVHVWAPGPDGLPGADLIEPIRVFPEATLNDNSPMTRVDLRPYAAELTGLYGDVFVGFSVPEGITWTVQTTPAVANRTVQQIGGNWNPYASDYHFRLVTGPVDEFTCGEPAIIVEDDIEGLAAGDAAGQTAWWGAWPGGTGAEVTTEQAESGAQSLKMAAGGSQDPLFVFGDITSGHYVIRWDMYIPDGSTGYFNVQHLAPTASAGFWGLECFFTAGGVGRLELYDGSPNHAFDYPSDAWFPVLLFVDLDNDIARLIVDEHYVDQWQFSTGANAASMVNQLNSINFYPSGTDLFYVDNANFWRIPRASEGKYCYTATPVGVGSHTIAGADCFGAGYHYGGTGSASGGLAGAWYSYTPTESGVITVSSCGGDSDSRVWIFSGDCDNIAVVGINDDRCEQSNGDPYASYKEAYVEAGTTYYIMWDDRWDGLNFKWNLEFSADAPMEAAFCQSAQVVEPGEIFLDPFVGEASVAGEDIFDICSSSDACPMGYSGSNWYSFTPEGDGTVTISSCDSDTDTYVFVYTGTCGDYSSLQLIASSEDDCGASGLASLIEGLELTGGTTYYIEWIDEDSDAPFIWLLDFAVAVDEVALQQGVKVFPNPASDLLNVRIDLPEAADNLTVRMVNTFGQVVSERYYGALQTGNIEINVSNIPAGMYLVQVMDGTAQYTQSVIVE